CAACGCCCACCTCGACGGCGGCGTCTCCGCGGAGGATGCGTATGCCGAGGCGCTGCAGAAGATCGAGGGGCTGATCGCCAGACTGAAGACTCCTCTCCCTCTCGAGCACTCGGCACCGGTGGCGGAGAAGACCAATTTCTCCTCCAATGTGAGCCGCGAGGAGTTCGAGTCGTGGGTCACCAGTGCAAAGGAGTATGTACGGGAAGGGGACATCATCCAGGTCGTCCTTTCCCAGCGCTTCTCCGGCGAGCTCTCCGTTGATTCCTTCCTGATCTACCGGGCACTGAGGACGCTGAACCCGTCCCCCTACATGTTCTTCCTGAGGCTCGACGAGACGGTCGTCGTCGGCGCTTCTCCCGAGGTCATGGTGCGAAAGGAAGGGGAGCGGGTGGAACTGCGCCCCATCGCCGGGACCCGTCCCCGCGGCGCCGATGCCGAAAAAGACCGGCTCCTTCAGCAGGAGCTCCTGGCGGACCCGAAGGAGAGGGCGGAGCACGTCATGCTGGTCGATCTCGGCCGCAACGATCTCGGGCGCGTCTGCAGCATCGGGAGCGTGAAGGTTTCTGAGCTCATGGTGGTGGAGCGCTACTCCCATGTCATGCACATAGTCTCCAACGTGCAGGGCGAGCTCCTCCCGGAAAAGGACGCCTTCGACGTCGTGCGCGCTACCTTTCCTGCGGGCACCCTCTCCGGAGCGCCGAAGGTGCGCGCCATGGAGATCATCGAGGAGCTGGAAAACGTGCGCCGCGAAGTCTACGGCGGCGCGGTCGGGTATTTCTCCTACTCAGGGAACATGGACATGGCGATCGCCATCCGCACCCTCGTGGTGCAGGGGGGGAAGGTGCATCTCCAGGCCGGTGCCGGAATCGTCGCCGACTCGGACCCTGCCGCCGAATTCCAGGAGACGGTGAACAAGGCGATGGGAGTGGTGAAGGCCATAGAGATGGCGGAAGCCGGGCTGGCCTAGGGAGGAATACCGATGCTCTTGATGATCGACAACTACGATTCATTTACCTACAACATTGTGCAGTACCTCGGGGAACTGGGCGAGGACGTGCACGTCTATCGAAACGACAAGATCACCCTTGAGGAGATCGAGGCGCTCGCCCCGGACCGCATCGTCATCTCCCCCGGACCCTGCTCCCCTGCCGAGGCGGGGATCTCGGTGGAGACGATCCGCCGCTTCGCCGGGCGCATCCCCATCCTCGGGGTGTGCCTCGGTCACCAGTCGATAGGGTACGCTTTCGGCGGAGAGATCGTGAAGAGCGCGACGCTCATGCACGGGAAGACCTCGCCGATCCTGCACGACAACGAGGGGCTCTTCAAGGGGCTCCCCAATCCTTTCGCCGCCACCCGCTACCACTCCCTCGTCGTGAAGCGCGACACCTTTCCGGCAGAGCTGGAGGTGACCGCCTGGGTCGCCGAGGGTGAGATCATGGGGCTCAGGCACCGCACTCTCCCGATCTGGGGGGTGCAGTTCCATCCGGAATCGATCCTCACCGAGGGGGGGATGGAGATTCTCAGAAACTTCCTCGTCATGTCGCGCGAGGCTGCCACCGAAGGGTAGGAGAATGCAATGATCAAGAGGGCGATTGCCAAGGTTGTAGAGAGAGGGGACCTCAGCGAGGCTGAGATGATCGACGTGATGGACCAGGTCATGTCCGGGGGGGCGACCCCCGCCCAGATCGCGGCCTTCATCACCGCACTCCGCATGAAAGGTGAGACGGTCGACGAAATTACGGGCGCGGCGCGCGTAATGCGCGACAGGGTGACGCCGATCCGGGTGGGGAAGAAGGTGCTCGACCTCGACCGCGACGACATCAACCTGGACCAGGAGACGATCCTCGACACCTGCGGCACCGGCGGTTCCGGAACGAACAGCTTCAACATCTCCACCACCGTCGCCTTTGTCATCTCCGCCTGCGGCGTCAGGGTGGCAAAGCACGGCAACCGCTCCGTATCCTCATCGTGCGGCAGCGCGGACGTCCTGGAGGCGCTCGGGGTGAACCTGAACGTGACTCCGGGGATGGTGGAGCGCTGCATAGACGAGATCGGCATCGGCTTTCTCTTCGCCCCCGCCCTGCACGGCGCCATGAAGCACGCCATCGGTCCGCGCAGGGAGATCGGTGTCCGTACCATCTTCAATATCCTCGGTCCCCTCACGAACCCCGCCGCCGCCGACTGCCAGGTCCTCGGTGTATATCGGGAAGACCTGGTGGAAAAGCTCGCGCACGTGCTGCAAAGGCTCGGATGCCGCAGGGGGTTCGTGGTCTGCGGCAACGACGGCATGGACGAGATCACCCTCACCGGTGCCACCCGCGTCGCGGAGGTGAGTCCCGAGGGGGTGGCAACCTCGTCCGTCTCCCCGGAGGAATACGGCTTTTCCCGCTGCTCCATGGCAGAGCTGCGCGGCGGCGACGCCAGGGGGAACGCCCTCATTGTGCGCGGTGTCCTCGGTGGGGAGAAGGGACCGAAGAGGGACGTGGTGCTGATAAATGCGGCATACGGCCTCGTGGCGGCCGGGAAAGCAGCCGATGTGCGGGGTGGCGTCGAGATGGCCGCCGAGGCGATAGACTCCGGCCGGGCGATCGCTCAGCTCGAAAAGCTGGTGACGCTCACCAACGAAGTGGAGTAGCAGGACCTTATAATTCAAGACCTGACCCCGGGGTCAGGTCTTGAATTTTGGCCTCTTTCCCAGGATCGGCACGAACGCTGGCAGGTCGAACAAGTCAAAGGAAGGTTGCATGACAGAAATACCGGATATCCTCAAGAAGATCGTCTCCCGCAAAAAGGAGGAACTCGCCGGGGTGAAGTCGAAGACCCCGCTGAGCGAGGTCCGGGCGAGGGCGGCGGAAGTCCAGGACGCCCCCCGCGGCTTTATCGCGGCGCTGGAGAGCTCCCGCAACGGTGGGCGCACTGCCATCATCTCGGAGGTGAAAAAGGGCTCACCGTCGAAGGGGATCATCCGGGCGGACTTCGACCCGGTGGGGATCGCGCAGCTCTACGAGGCAAATGGTGCGAGCTGTCTCTCGGTTCTCACCGAGAAGGACTTCTTTCTCGGCGACCTCGCCTACCTGCGGCAGATCCGCCAGCGGGTGAGCCTCCCCCTGCTGCGCAAGGACTTCCTTTTCGACCCGTACCAGGTGTACGAGGCTAAAGTGGCCGGGGCCGATGCAATCCTCCTCATCGCCGCGATGCTCGAGCTTTCCCAACTGGAGGACCTGAAGGGGTACGCCGGGGAGCTCGGCCTTGACGTCCTTCTCGAGGTGCACGACGAGAGGGAGCTGGAGATGGCGCTGGAAACCGGCTGCCGTCTCATCGGGATCAACAATCGCAACCTGCGCACCTTCGTGGTGGACATCTCCCTCTCGGAGCGTCTCGCGCGCCTCATCCCGGAGGGGCACACCATTGTCGCCGAAAGCGGCATCACCAGAAGAGAGGAGATCGTGCACCTTCAGGAGTGCGGAATCGCGGCTTTCCTGATCGGCGAATCGCTGATGCGGGAGGCGGACATAGGCGCCAAGCTGCGGGAGCTTGCCGGATAGACTCCGCCCCGAAAAGGTGAGAGAATCTTAGAAGTCCTTGATCTCGTTGAGGTCCCTCGGCGTCTGACAGGTATACAGAAATGACAAAGGTAAAGATCTGCGGTATAACCAGCGTCGAGGATGCACTCATCGCCGTCGAGGCGGGTGCGGATGCGCTCGGTTTCGTCTTCTTCGAAAAATCCCCGCGCAATCTCGACCCGTCGCGGGCAGCTCAGATCATCGCGACCATCCCCCCCTTCGTGCAGGCAGTCGGACTCTTCGTCAACGCCCCGCTCGATTTCGTCAACACCACGGCAGAACAATGCGGCCTTGACCTCGTCCAGTTACATGGCGACGAGAGCCCGGATTATTGTCTTTCGGTTTCCAGAAGGGTCATAAAGGTGTTCCGGGTGAAGGGGGCGGAGAGCCTCGCGTCACTAACGTCGTACCGCGTGGCGGGGTATCTGCTCGACGCCTGGTCCCCACATCTTTACGGCGGCACCGGCGAGACCTTCGACTGGGATTGCGTCAGCGCCGCGAAAAAGGCGGGGCCGGTGATACTCGCGGGGGGACTCACCCCGGAGAATGTGGCGAGCGCCGTCGCCCATGTTTCCCCCTATGCCGTCGATGTCTCCAGCGGCGTCGAGTCTGCACCCGGACGGAAAGATCACGAGAAGGTGCGCCGGTTCATCAGGGAAGCAAAAAAAGTTTCGTAAGACGTTCCACCCTCCGATGGCGGAGGGCGTAGAGCGTAAAACGGCCCCTCGGAAGGGGGGACCGTCAATAAAAGGAGCAGGAATGAAGATTATCGTTACCGACGAGGTTGCCCAGGAAGGTTTGGATCTATTGAAGCAGGACCCGCGCATCCAGCTCGATGTGAAGCTGGGGCTGAAGACGGAGGAACTGCACTCCATTATCGGCGACTACGATGTCATCATCACCAGAAGCGGCACGACGGTGGACAAGCCGCTCCTCGACGCCGGGAAGAACCTGAAGATGGTGGCGAGGGCCGGTGTGGGGGTCGACAACGTCGACGTGGACTACGCCAGCACCAAAGGGGTCATCGTGGTAAACGCGCCGCTTGGCAACACCAACAGCGCCGCAGAGCACGCAATGGCCCTTTTGCTTTCCCTGTGCCGCAACATCGTCCCGGCCAACGACTGCCTCAAGGGGGGCGCCTGGAAGCGCGCACCTTTCACCGGGTATGAGCTGAAAGGGAAGACCGCAGGCGTTATCGGCCTCGGCAAGGTAGGGGGGCGTGTCGCCACCCGCCTGAAAGCGTTCGAGTGCGACGTGGTCGCGTACGACCCGTACATCGCGGAGAAGAGGGCGCACGACCTCGGGGTGAAGCTCGTCTCCCTGGCGGAGCTCATCAAGGTAAGCGACATCGTCACCTTCCATACCCCTCTCACCGAAGAGACCCGCGACATGATCGGCAAGAAGGAACTGGCAGGCATGAAGGACGGCGTCATCATCGTGAACGCCGCCCGCGGCGGGATCGTGAACGAGGAGGCGATGCTGGAGGCGCTGGAATCGGGGAAGGTCGTAGGGGCCGCCTTCGACGTGTGGAGCCAGGAGCCGCCGAACACCGACGTGCTGAAGCGCCTGATCGCCAACGACAAGCTCATCGTAACGCCGCACCTCGGCGCCAACACCTTCGAGGCGCAGGTGAACGTATCGGTGGACGTCGCGAAGGAGATCCTGCAGTACCTGAACGAGCAGCCGCTGGAGAACGCGCTGAACATCCCCAGGTTCGACCCGTCCCTCATGGACCAGATGCGCCCCTTCCTGAAGCTTGTGCAGGTCCTCGCGGACTTCAGCATCCAGCTGGTGGAGAGCCACCTCAACAAGATCACCTTTACCTACTCCGGCGCCATCGCGCACCACGACTGCACCCCGCTCACCGTCACCGGACTTGCTTCGCTGCTGAACCGCAAGGTGAACCAGGACGTCAACATGGTGAACGCGCAGCTTGTGGCGAGCCAGATGGGTATCGTGGTGGACGAGCTCAGGAGCTCGCAGCATGAGTCGTTTGCCAACGTCATCACCGTGACGATCGAAGGGGCAGGGGAGCGCCGCATCGTTTCCGGGACTCTCTTCGAAGGGGTGCCGCGCATCATCAGGCTGCGCGACTACCAGATGGACTTCCGTCCGGAAGAGCACATGCTGCTCCTGGCCTACGCCGATCGCCCCGGGATGATCGGGAAGATCGGTACCATCCTCGGCGCGGCCGACATCAACATAGGCGCCATGAACCTCGGGCGCAGGGAGAAGAAAGGGGAGGCGATGGTTATCCTCTCCGTCGACTCCCCGGTGCCGTCGGCAGTCGCCGAAGAAGTGCAGGCCGCCACCGACGCCGCCTTCATCAAGGCGCTGCACATCACCACGCTGTAGTCGTCTTCTTATTTGGAGCAAAAGGAAAGGCCCTTGGCAGGTGTATGCCAAGGGCCTTTTTATAAGGAGGCTATGGGGGCGAGGCTCTCTGCTCAACAAGGAAACTGGCTCAACGTGCTCGTTCCCAAGGTCCTCCTTGGGAACGCACTTGGGCGCAAAGCTCAAGCTTTGCATCCGCCTCAGCGGATACCGTGCAAAGCACGGCCTTGGCGAGGAGGACCCTCGCGCGCAACTCCGTTCCCAATCCGGAGCTTGGGAACGAGCTTCGAGAAGGGTGTTGAGGGCGCGCCTGCCTACCCCAGCTGCCTTCCGCCGCACGCCTTCAGCCTCTGGTGTGCTTCCCGCAGCATCTGCTCCGTGGCTTCCCACCCGATGCAACTGTCGGTTACCGAAACGCCGTATTTCAGGGTCGTCCTGTCCTTCGCCAGTGGCTGGTTGCCCGGCTCGAGGTAGCTCTCGATCATGACCCCGGAGATGGAGCGGT
The DNA window shown above is from Geomonas sp. RF6 and carries:
- the trpE gene encoding anthranilate synthase component I; this translates as MYYPDLATFKDLSAQGNLIPVYREIMADLDTPVGAFKKIDDGRYGFLLESIEGGEKWGRYTFLGSSPAVVIRAKEGWVEVVEREEVRRVEVGDPLCYLRDFMAAYRPVEVPGIPRFFGGAVGYLGYDCVRHFERLPKKNEEAIGAYDAYFIITDTMLIFDSLSQKIKVVSNAHLDGGVSAEDAYAEALQKIEGLIARLKTPLPLEHSAPVAEKTNFSSNVSREEFESWVTSAKEYVREGDIIQVVLSQRFSGELSVDSFLIYRALRTLNPSPYMFFLRLDETVVVGASPEVMVRKEGERVELRPIAGTRPRGADAEKDRLLQQELLADPKERAEHVMLVDLGRNDLGRVCSIGSVKVSELMVVERYSHVMHIVSNVQGELLPEKDAFDVVRATFPAGTLSGAPKVRAMEIIEELENVRREVYGGAVGYFSYSGNMDMAIAIRTLVVQGGKVHLQAGAGIVADSDPAAEFQETVNKAMGVVKAIEMAEAGLA
- a CDS encoding anthranilate synthase component II — translated: MLLMIDNYDSFTYNIVQYLGELGEDVHVYRNDKITLEEIEALAPDRIVISPGPCSPAEAGISVETIRRFAGRIPILGVCLGHQSIGYAFGGEIVKSATLMHGKTSPILHDNEGLFKGLPNPFAATRYHSLVVKRDTFPAELEVTAWVAEGEIMGLRHRTLPIWGVQFHPESILTEGGMEILRNFLVMSREAATEG
- the trpD gene encoding anthranilate phosphoribosyltransferase codes for the protein MIKRAIAKVVERGDLSEAEMIDVMDQVMSGGATPAQIAAFITALRMKGETVDEITGAARVMRDRVTPIRVGKKVLDLDRDDINLDQETILDTCGTGGSGTNSFNISTTVAFVISACGVRVAKHGNRSVSSSCGSADVLEALGVNLNVTPGMVERCIDEIGIGFLFAPALHGAMKHAIGPRREIGVRTIFNILGPLTNPAAADCQVLGVYREDLVEKLAHVLQRLGCRRGFVVCGNDGMDEITLTGATRVAEVSPEGVATSSVSPEEYGFSRCSMAELRGGDARGNALIVRGVLGGEKGPKRDVVLINAAYGLVAAGKAADVRGGVEMAAEAIDSGRAIAQLEKLVTLTNEVE
- the trpC gene encoding indole-3-glycerol phosphate synthase TrpC, yielding MTEIPDILKKIVSRKKEELAGVKSKTPLSEVRARAAEVQDAPRGFIAALESSRNGGRTAIISEVKKGSPSKGIIRADFDPVGIAQLYEANGASCLSVLTEKDFFLGDLAYLRQIRQRVSLPLLRKDFLFDPYQVYEAKVAGADAILLIAAMLELSQLEDLKGYAGELGLDVLLEVHDERELEMALETGCRLIGINNRNLRTFVVDISLSERLARLIPEGHTIVAESGITRREEIVHLQECGIAAFLIGESLMREADIGAKLRELAG
- a CDS encoding phosphoribosylanthranilate isomerase, with product MTKVKICGITSVEDALIAVEAGADALGFVFFEKSPRNLDPSRAAQIIATIPPFVQAVGLFVNAPLDFVNTTAEQCGLDLVQLHGDESPDYCLSVSRRVIKVFRVKGAESLASLTSYRVAGYLLDAWSPHLYGGTGETFDWDCVSAAKKAGPVILAGGLTPENVASAVAHVSPYAVDVSSGVESAPGRKDHEKVRRFIREAKKVS
- the serA gene encoding phosphoglycerate dehydrogenase; its protein translation is MKIIVTDEVAQEGLDLLKQDPRIQLDVKLGLKTEELHSIIGDYDVIITRSGTTVDKPLLDAGKNLKMVARAGVGVDNVDVDYASTKGVIVVNAPLGNTNSAAEHAMALLLSLCRNIVPANDCLKGGAWKRAPFTGYELKGKTAGVIGLGKVGGRVATRLKAFECDVVAYDPYIAEKRAHDLGVKLVSLAELIKVSDIVTFHTPLTEETRDMIGKKELAGMKDGVIIVNAARGGIVNEEAMLEALESGKVVGAAFDVWSQEPPNTDVLKRLIANDKLIVTPHLGANTFEAQVNVSVDVAKEILQYLNEQPLENALNIPRFDPSLMDQMRPFLKLVQVLADFSIQLVESHLNKITFTYSGAIAHHDCTPLTVTGLASLLNRKVNQDVNMVNAQLVASQMGIVVDELRSSQHESFANVITVTIEGAGERRIVSGTLFEGVPRIIRLRDYQMDFRPEEHMLLLAYADRPGMIGKIGTILGAADINIGAMNLGRREKKGEAMVILSVDSPVPSAVAEEVQAATDAAFIKALHITTL